The Bicyclus anynana chromosome 3, ilBicAnyn1.1, whole genome shotgun sequence genome has a window encoding:
- the LOC112049721 gene encoding transcription initiation factor TFIID subunit 5 isoform X1, producing the protein MGDKSTPLLAVLQLLRKYNLKGTEDILRKEANLGDVEYENLDLPEVELANILTAHHTESDPYSYEFAYDSLKKFVENSLDVYKYELSTLLYPVFVHMYLILILYDHNEHAIKILEKFGPEQDEYYQDDLKRLCAVKNKDQVKGNELAEIYSSNKFQVQLSRDASTQLKRYLHEQKSSPIIINIIKNHIQIDVCDGPGRSHAQVKSTLGGLLGEASRNENRTKVYYGLLKEPDLQILPAQIEDEEEAEETPDKPKKKKAKKDNIFMKKPKSDPNAPPNDRIPLPDLKENDKVEKGKALREAAKRVQLGPECLPSICFYTLLNSGHTAICADICDDSTLLAVGFNNSTIKVWTLTTVRLRGMKSADKLQDIDREAGDVLVRMMEEKDRETCRTLFGHSGPVYKVSFDPFKTMLLSCSEDSTIRLWSLQCWTCIVVYRGHVWPVWDTRWSPHGHYFASGGHDRIARLWATDHHQPLRIFAGHLSDIDCIQFHPNSNYIATGSSDRTVRLWDCLTGTQVRIMTGHRSTPFTLAFSACGRWLASGGGAGEIQIWDLSSGLPSAAIPPASNSPIHALAFSRDGTILASGSLDSTIKLWDFAIISDENINEENGNAAPTQKEDKFLLRSYATKNSPIKSLHFTRRNLLLAVGSYDGSV; encoded by the exons ATGGGGGACAAATCTACACCATTACTAGCCGTTCTACAACTACTAAGGAAATATAATTTGAAG GGCACTGAGGATATCTTGAGGAAAGAAGCGAATTTAGGCGATGTCGAGTACGAAAATCTAGATTTGCCCGAGGTTGAACTCGCAAATATTCTTACTGCTCATCATACCGAAAGTGACCCTTATAGCTACGAGTTCGCTTATGACAGCCTCAAAAAATTCGTGGAGAATTCTTTAGACGTATATAAG TATGAGTTGTCTACTCTGCTTTATCCAGTGTTTGTTCACATGTATCTAATACTAATTTTGTATGATCACAATGAGCATGCAATAAAGATTTTAGAAAAATTTGGACCAGAACAAGATGAGTACTATCAAGATGACTTGAAACGGTTATGTgctgttaaaaataaagatcaagTTAAGGGCAATGAACTTGCCGAAATATACAG ttcCAACAAATTTCAAGTTCAGCTTTCAAGAGATGCTTCTACCCAATTAAAAAGATACCTGCATGAACAGAAAAGTTCACcaatcattataaatataattaaaaatcatatacAAATTGATGTGTGCGACGGACCTGGTAGAAGTCATGCCCAAGTGAAGTCAACTCTAGGGGGACTTCTAGGAGAAGCGTCTCGCAATG AGAACCGTACCAAAGTTTATTATGGACTTTTGAAAGAGCCTGATTTACAAATTTTACCTGCACAAATAGAAGATGAAGAAGAAGCTGAAGAAACTCCAGACAAACCCAAAAAGAAGAAGGCAAAGAAAGATAACATTTTTATGAAGAAGCCAAAATCAGACCCAAATGCACCTCCAAATGACAGAATCCCTCTACCTGATCT GAAGGAGAATGACAAAGTAGAAAAAGGCAAAGCGTTAAGAGAGGCAGCGAAACGTGTACAACTGGGTCCAGAGTGTTTGCCCTCCATCTGCTTCTACACTCTCTTGAACAGCGGCCACACCGCGATATGCGCCGACATCTGTGACGACTCCACACTGTTAGCTGTGGGCTTCAACAACTCTACCATTAAG GTATGGACTTTGACAACTGTAAGACTGCGAGGCATGAAGTCTGCTGACAAATTGCAGGATATTGACAGAGAAGCTG GTGATGTCCTTGTGAGAATGATGGAAGAGAAAGACAGAGAAACATGCCGCACCCTGTTTGGACACTCGGGCCCCGTCTATAAGGTGTCATTTGACCCTTTCAAGACCATGCTGTTATCTTGCTCAGAGGATTCCACca TCCGGCTGTGGTCGCTCCAGTGCTGGACTTGCATAGTGGTATACCGCGGACACGTGTGGCCGGTTTGGGACACGCGCTGGTCGCCACACGGCCACTACTTCGCGTCGGGCGGCCACGACCGCATCGCGCGCCTGTGGGCCACCGACCACCACCAGCCGCTGCGCATCTTCGCAGGACATCTCTCAGACATCGAT TGCATTCAATTTCATCCTAATTCGAACTACATCGCCACGGGTTCCAGCGACCGCACCGTTCGCCTGTGGGACTGTTTGACTGGCACCCAAGTTCGAATCATGACTGGCCACAGG TCGACACCTTTTACTCTTGCATTCTCTGCGTGCGGACGGTGGCTGGCATCGGGCGGCGGCGCCGGGGAAATACAAATATGGGACCTGTCCAGCGGACTGCCGAGCGCTGCGATACCGCCCGCCAGCAACTCGCCAATACACGCCTTAGCTTTCAGTCGAGACGGCACCATCTTAGCATCAG gttCATTGGATTCCACAATAAAACTGTGGGATTTTGCCATTATTTctgatgaaaatataaatgaagagAATGGAAATGCTGCACCTACTCAAAAGGAAGATAAATTTTTGCTACGCTCTTATGCTACAAAGAATTCACCCAtaaaaagtttacattttacACGGCGCAATCTTCTGTTAGCCGTGGGATCATATGATGGGAGTGTATGA
- the LOC112049721 gene encoding transcription initiation factor TFIID subunit 5 isoform X2 — protein MGDKSTPLLAVLQLLRKYNLKGTEDILRKEANLGDVEYENLDLPEVELANILTAHHTESDPYSYEFAYDSLKKFVENSLDVYKYELSTLLYPVFVHMYLILILYDHNEHAIKILEKFGPEQDEYYQDDLKRLCAVKNKDQVKGNELAEIYSSNKFQVQLSRDASTQLKRYLHEQKSSPIIINIIKNHIQIDVCDGPGRSHAQVKSTLGGLLGEASRNENRTKVYYGLLKEPDLQILPAQIEDEEEAEETPDKPKKKKAKKDNIFMKKPKSDPNAPPNDRIPLPDLKENDKVEKGKALREAAKRVQLGPECLPSICFYTLLNSGHTAICADICDDSTLLAVGFNNSTIKVWTLTTVRLRGMKSADKLQDIDREAVRLWSLQCWTCIVVYRGHVWPVWDTRWSPHGHYFASGGHDRIARLWATDHHQPLRIFAGHLSDIDCIQFHPNSNYIATGSSDRTVRLWDCLTGTQVRIMTGHRSTPFTLAFSACGRWLASGGGAGEIQIWDLSSGLPSAAIPPASNSPIHALAFSRDGTILASGSLDSTIKLWDFAIISDENINEENGNAAPTQKEDKFLLRSYATKNSPIKSLHFTRRNLLLAVGSYDGSV, from the exons ATGGGGGACAAATCTACACCATTACTAGCCGTTCTACAACTACTAAGGAAATATAATTTGAAG GGCACTGAGGATATCTTGAGGAAAGAAGCGAATTTAGGCGATGTCGAGTACGAAAATCTAGATTTGCCCGAGGTTGAACTCGCAAATATTCTTACTGCTCATCATACCGAAAGTGACCCTTATAGCTACGAGTTCGCTTATGACAGCCTCAAAAAATTCGTGGAGAATTCTTTAGACGTATATAAG TATGAGTTGTCTACTCTGCTTTATCCAGTGTTTGTTCACATGTATCTAATACTAATTTTGTATGATCACAATGAGCATGCAATAAAGATTTTAGAAAAATTTGGACCAGAACAAGATGAGTACTATCAAGATGACTTGAAACGGTTATGTgctgttaaaaataaagatcaagTTAAGGGCAATGAACTTGCCGAAATATACAG ttcCAACAAATTTCAAGTTCAGCTTTCAAGAGATGCTTCTACCCAATTAAAAAGATACCTGCATGAACAGAAAAGTTCACcaatcattataaatataattaaaaatcatatacAAATTGATGTGTGCGACGGACCTGGTAGAAGTCATGCCCAAGTGAAGTCAACTCTAGGGGGACTTCTAGGAGAAGCGTCTCGCAATG AGAACCGTACCAAAGTTTATTATGGACTTTTGAAAGAGCCTGATTTACAAATTTTACCTGCACAAATAGAAGATGAAGAAGAAGCTGAAGAAACTCCAGACAAACCCAAAAAGAAGAAGGCAAAGAAAGATAACATTTTTATGAAGAAGCCAAAATCAGACCCAAATGCACCTCCAAATGACAGAATCCCTCTACCTGATCT GAAGGAGAATGACAAAGTAGAAAAAGGCAAAGCGTTAAGAGAGGCAGCGAAACGTGTACAACTGGGTCCAGAGTGTTTGCCCTCCATCTGCTTCTACACTCTCTTGAACAGCGGCCACACCGCGATATGCGCCGACATCTGTGACGACTCCACACTGTTAGCTGTGGGCTTCAACAACTCTACCATTAAG GTATGGACTTTGACAACTGTAAGACTGCGAGGCATGAAGTCTGCTGACAAATTGCAGGATATTGACAGAGAAGCTG TCCGGCTGTGGTCGCTCCAGTGCTGGACTTGCATAGTGGTATACCGCGGACACGTGTGGCCGGTTTGGGACACGCGCTGGTCGCCACACGGCCACTACTTCGCGTCGGGCGGCCACGACCGCATCGCGCGCCTGTGGGCCACCGACCACCACCAGCCGCTGCGCATCTTCGCAGGACATCTCTCAGACATCGAT TGCATTCAATTTCATCCTAATTCGAACTACATCGCCACGGGTTCCAGCGACCGCACCGTTCGCCTGTGGGACTGTTTGACTGGCACCCAAGTTCGAATCATGACTGGCCACAGG TCGACACCTTTTACTCTTGCATTCTCTGCGTGCGGACGGTGGCTGGCATCGGGCGGCGGCGCCGGGGAAATACAAATATGGGACCTGTCCAGCGGACTGCCGAGCGCTGCGATACCGCCCGCCAGCAACTCGCCAATACACGCCTTAGCTTTCAGTCGAGACGGCACCATCTTAGCATCAG gttCATTGGATTCCACAATAAAACTGTGGGATTTTGCCATTATTTctgatgaaaatataaatgaagagAATGGAAATGCTGCACCTACTCAAAAGGAAGATAAATTTTTGCTACGCTCTTATGCTACAAAGAATTCACCCAtaaaaagtttacattttacACGGCGCAATCTTCTGTTAGCCGTGGGATCATATGATGGGAGTGTATGA
- the LOC112049722 gene encoding integrator complex subunit 10, whose amino-acid sequence MPAIDKAITEDDEDYLISRAKEAHKHNIYSAKAWMLTAKTLFPSNFKIQFEAYLMEKQSGNVHEAAECFSSLMSSRQHLPDLLLEISAIANALKSNEPSFLSQMFDNICPDIQLTILKTSVENSDDTMEHCRLLVLLLKKFPQLGVDSLVKTLINTEKFFYDNRYARLLVVETLPLLHSLESPRLLQRLVVKAIDFYNSYVYDETEHDITDPWQRLYGVLDLLGRQLGWDSYLVNYGNSLNKESYYQKLLMLRSSEDCRQLLYCGVVFFLRSLYEQKTLRGNHTLVEALSDPDLPVSKHKKGDIEVTGVSAHQFQAAANCWELLHCNEVITREFIKLTSQLQIKPWLEGFSDELALYKGRYSEVNTSVSNDLTNIISRVSINFFQQNYLGCIENMLAALPLLPSVEGVLEPDLIVGGKHRHLHFLPITKVAIMHCFCTLLIRILLKAGNNSDLTFGHMLVLMQLGWPQEESVFINIMDAIRKKGVFHYHLFPAYIIHIDILEELSFIWNEQGKTIALDILPNSQQHLGQRRIGTRGADKGVKEDFKQAMKAQVARSNESIINLIIQFITSERSYFLQIQS is encoded by the coding sequence ATGCCTGCAATTGATAAAGCCATTACAGAAGATGATGAAGATTACCTTATATCGAGAGCTAAAGAAGCACACAAACACAATATTTATTCAGCAAAAGCTTGGATGTTGACAGCAAAAACATTATTTCCAtccaatttcaaaattcaatttgaaGCTTATTTAATGGAAAAACAATCCGGAAATGTTCACGAAGCTGCAGAATGTTTCAGTTCACTCATGTCGTCGAGACAACATTTACCAGATCTTTTGTTGGAAATATCTGCAATCGCTAATGCATTGAAATCGAATGAGCCCAGTTTTTTAAGTCAAATGTTCGATAATATATGCCCTGATATTCAACTAACGATACTTAAAACGAGCGTGGAGAACAGTGATGATACTATGGAGCATTGTCGATTATTAGTTTTGTTATTGAAGAAGTTTCCTCAGTTAGGAGTGGATAGTTTGGTTAAAACTCTTATAAATactgaaaagtttttttatgaCAACAGATATGCGCGGCTACTGGTTGTGGAAACGTTGCCTCTCCTTCATTCTCTCGAGTCACCGAGATTGCTTCAGCGATTGGTTGTAAAGGCAATAGATTTCTACAACTCATATGTTTATGATGAAACTGAACATGATATAACTGACCCTTGGCAAAGGCTTTATGGAGTACTTGATTTATTAGGCAGACAGTTAGGTTGGGATTCTTATCTAGTCAATTATGGCAATAGCTTAAACAAAGAGTCATATTATCAAAAGCTACTGATGTTGAGAAGCTCAGAGGATTGTCGTCAACTGCTGTATTGTGGTGTTGTGTTCTTCTTACGATCTCTGTATGAACAAAAGACCCTAAGAGGTAATCATACTTTAGTAGAGGCATTGTCAGATCCTGATCTGCCCGTCTCCAAACATAAAAAAGGAGATATTGAAGTAACCGGTGTATCAGCTCATCAGTTTCAAGCTGCTGCTAATTGTTGGGAATTGCTGCACTGCAATGAAGTTATAACAAGGGAATTTATAAAGTTAACTTCACAGTTACAGATTAAGCCCTGGTTAGAGGGATTTTCTGATGAGTTGGCTCTTTATAAAGGCAGATACAGTGAGGTCAATACTTCTGTATCAAATGATTTGACAAATATTATATCCAGAGTGTCTATAAACTTTTTTCAGCAAAATTACTTGGGCTGTATTGAAAATATGTTAGCAGCATTGCCTTTATTGCCCTCTGTTGAGGGAGTTTTAGAACCTGACCTGATAGTTGGTGGTAAACATAGACACTTACATTTTCTTCCAATAACCAAGGTTGCAATTATGCACTGCTTTTGTACTCTACTGATAAGAATCTTATTGAAAGCTGGAAACAATTCTGATTTAACCTTTGGACATATGTTAGTGCTGATGCAACTTGGCTGGCCACAGGAAGAATCAGTATTTATCAATATCATGGATGCTATAAGGAAAAAAGGTGTTTTTCATTATCATCTATTTCCAGCATATATAATTCATATTGATATTTTAGAAGAACTGAGTTTTATTTGGAATGAACAAGGGAAAACCATTGCATTGGATATTTTGCCAAATTCTCAACAGCATCTCGGACAAAGAAGAATAGGAACTCGAGGAGCTGATAAGGGTGTCAAGGAGGACTTTAAACAGGCCATGAAAGCCCAAGTTGCAAGAAGCAATGagtctataattaatttaattatacaatttattactTCAGAAAGATCTTATTTTCTACAAATacaatcataa
- the LOC112049743 gene encoding uncharacterized protein LOC112049743 produces the protein MSQVRKCCVVACNATSETHRLFYLPKNDKLRELWLTFLIPVNVKLSGLSKAQLVTKQVCQKHFDRHQFDNRGNRLAHGYPCLFTEDEILYGVPLSTLAEHDLRDHNYALQPTNLEDTTVFTESTIVIAKDSMKDHDYALSYQIEGSVDLAEGTSTNVKTDGKCNPTVSEMQTHETLEILDNQPVSILGTVSTDLKHSGQQIKSKGTPRKYLVKGRVNLTTTTKCRCFIKRMKEMSIKENKKQKPFSERLDTATSLSNSQLFVKNFCNITHQLIKHKILFLCS, from the exons ATGTCTCAAGTGAGaaagtgttgtgttgttgctTGCAATGCTACCAGCGAGACTCATCGTCTTTTTTACTTGCCAAAGAACGATAAATTACGAGAATTGTGGTTGACTTTCTTGATTCCTGTGAATGTAAAGCTCAGTGGTTTGTCGAAGGCACAATTAGTGACTAAACAAGTATGCCAAAAGCACTTCGACAGACATCAGTTTGACAATAGGGGCAACCGGCTTGCGCATGGTTATCCATGCTTGTTTACTGAAGATGAAATACTTTACGGAGTTCCTTTGAGCACATTAG cTGAACATGACTTGAGGGATCATAATTATGCTTTACAACCAACCAACTTGGAAGATACAACCGTTTTCACTGAAAGTACCATTGTTATTG CTAAAGACTCCATGAAAGATCATGACTATGCTTTGAGTTATCAAATCGAAGGGTCTGTCGACCTTGCAGAAGGGACATCAACTAATGTGAAAACTGAcg GTAAATGTAATCCTACTGTATCAGAAATGCAAACACATGAAACATTGGAAATTCTTGACAACCAGCCTGTATCAATATTAGGAACTGTATCAAcag ATTTGAAACACAGTGGGCAGCAAATTAAAAGTAAAGGAACACCAAGGAAATATCTTGTTAAAGGAAGAG TGAACCTGACAACAACAACAAAGTGTAGgtgttttataaaaagaatgaaAGAAATGTCTATCAAAGAAAACAAGAAGCAAAAGCCATTTTCCGAAAGATTAGATACTGCTACATCACTAAGTAATAGCCaattgtttgttaaaaatttttgcAACATTACTCATCAACTCATCAAGCACAAGATTTTATTCTTATGCAGTTGA